The Methanosarcina barkeri MS DNA window AGCCAGCAGGAACTTGAGCAGTACCTGTGGGGTGCAGCTACTCTTCTCAGGGGAGGCGTTGACCCTGGAGAATACAAAAATATCATTTTTCCCCTGATGTTTTTCAAACGAATTTCCGATGTATACGAGGAAGAATTCGAAGAAGCTCTCAGGGAATCTGACGGAGACCTTGAATACGCCCAGTTTGCAGAAAATCACCGTTTCATAGTTCCAGACGGCTCACACTGGAAAGATGTAAGGGAAATCACCACTGATGTAGGAAAAGCGATCCGAGATGCAATGCGTGAAATCGAAAAAGCCAACCCTGACAAACTTGAGGGCATCTTCGGGGACGGAAACTGGACAAATAAAGACCGTTTGAGCGATAAAACCCTCATAGATCTGCTAGAACACTTTTCAAGCCTGAGTCTCACTATAAAAAACGTTCCTCAGGACCAGTTTGGGAATGCCTATGAGTATCTTATTAAAAAATTCGCGGATGATAGTGGCCACACCGCAGCCGAATTTTATACCAACAGAACAGTTGTCCGTCTGATGGCTTTAATTATGGACCCTAAATCAGGAGAATCTATTTACGACCCGACCTGCGGCTCTGGCGGAATGCTTCTGAACTCCCTCCTTCTGGTGAAAGAAAGAGGTGAAGAATACCGCAATATCAAACTCTACGGCCAGGAAATTAACCTTATAACTTCAGCTATTGCTCGCATGAATATGTTCATCCACGATGTCGGCGATTTCCAGATCATAAGAGGTGACACTCTTGAAGACCCAGCCTTCATCAAAAACGATAGGGTTCAGCAATTCGACATTGTAATTGCAAATCCTCCTTATTCAATCAAAAAATGGAACCATAGCGGCTGGACAAAAGACCCCTGGGGCAGAAATATATACGGAACTCCTCCTCAGAGCTGTGCCGATTACGCTTTTTTCCAGCATATTATATGTTCAATGAAAGAAGATACTGGCAGATGTGCAATTCTCTGGCCTCATGGAGTTCTATTCAGGGATTCTGAACAGAGTATGAGGGCAAAATTGATTGAGGACGATTATGTGGATTGCGTGATAGGCCTGGGACCAAATTTATTCTACAATTCTCCAATGGAAGCCTGTATTGTCATTTGCAGAAAAAGCAAACCAGCCGAAAGAAAAGGAAAAATCATGTTTATAAACGGTTTTGAAGAAGTTATACAAGAAAAGCAACAAGCATTTTTGTCAGACGAAAACATCCAGACCCTCTTTGACCTGTACATAAACTATGAGAATGTCTCCAGAAAATCTTACGTTGCCACGATAAAAGAAGTGAAAGAAAACGACTACAATCTCAACGTACCTCTCTATGTCGAGAAGTACGATCTTGGAGAAGTAAAAGAACCGTTAGAAGTACTGATTCAGGAATGGACAGAAAGCAGCCAGAGAATAAAAGAAGCAAATGAAGAGATATTTTCAATCTTATCAGAGGTAGGATTAAATGACCAGTAACCTGAAAAACGTTCCTCCAAACTGGCAAAAAGTAAGATTTGATGAAATTGCCACAATTGTTACAGATAGGATAGAAAAACCTATCGAATCAGGACTCAAAGACTACATTGGCCTGGAGCATCTGGACACTGACTGTATAAGAATCAAGAGATTTGGTTCAACGGAAGATGTTGACGCAACAAAATTCCTCTGTAAAAAAGGAGACATCATTTTCGGAAAACGCCGTGCATATTTGAGAAAAGTTGCAGTAAGCGACCGAGACGCTGTAGTTTCAGCTCACTCAATGGTTCTTCGCCCAACGGGAGATAAAATCTACCCTGACTTTTTACCTTGTTTCATGCAATCAAGTATCTTCTGGAAGACTGCACACTCAATTTCCGAAGGATCAATGTCCCCAACAATAAAATGGAAAAACCTTGCCGCACAGGAATTCTGGCTTCCAAGCATCGAAGAACAAAAGAAGATCTCTGGACTTCTCTGGTCCATCGAAGATAACATCCAGAAAACCGAAAAACTCATAGAAACAACTGAAACACTCAAACAGGGGCTTCTTAATGAACTGCTGACAAAAGGAATTGGGCATACCCGATTTAAAGATAGTGAACTGGGGAGGATTCCGGAGGAATGGGAAGTTGTGAGATTAGGGAATATATCAAATGTGAGGAGAGGAGCATCACCACGTCCAATTAACGATTCTAGATATTTTGATTCAGAAGGGACTGGTTGGATCAGGATTGCAGATGTTACCTCCACATATAAATATATCAATAAAACATCTCAATATCTCTCGGAGTTAGGAGTTTCTAAAAGTGTACCAGTGCATAGAGGGGATCTGATAATGAGCATATGTGCTACAATAGGTAAGCCTGTAATTGTTGATATGGATGCCTGTATACATGATGGATTCGTTCTATTTTCTGATATAAAGAAAGGAATTATCAATGACTTTTTGTTTTATGTATTACTAAAGAGTGAAAAAGAATTTGAGAATAAAAGACAAGTTGGAACTCAAGGAAATTTAAATACTGATATAGTTAAAAAAACAAAAATTGCGTTGCCTAGCTCTTTAGAAGAACAAAAAAAGATAGTTAGTATTTTTGAGAATATAGACAGTATAATAGAAACATATCATTTAAGTTTAAGTAATCTTGGTCACCTCAAAAAGAAAATATTAAATGAAATGCTCTCAGGGAATCTAATGCTTAAGTGTATTCCAGTAATCATTTCATGAAAATTCAGGGGGAGTGCCCTATAATTTCCTCCACCATTTCAACAACATTTTTAGGAAAATCCAGATTATTGATCGCATCAGAAACAATATGAAGGTTCTCAAAATTAGTTATACCTTTAGACTCATGGAACTTATTAGTCACCATAATTCCATTATCTATTTTTAGTAATTGGGTTACACCATAGAGTTTCATGACATCATACATCTTCGCTTCGGTGTTTTTGCATTCTATGATACAAACAGGTTTATCGTTCTTTGTGATAAGGACATCAAGTTCAGTAACTTCCGAGATTTCAGATTTCGAAGAGTTGCTTTCGATTAAGGCTTCAATTGTTTCGGGTTGTTCTCTCGCTCCTTTGTTGTATACCTGTACACTGTGAAAGATCTCAATATCTTCATTTGATTTGAAATGTTCTTTTAAGGTATGGTAAACCCAGACTTCAAGAAACAAGCCGGTATATTCTGGTTTTATCCAGATTTCATAAAGGGCTTCTGAGATTTTGTAGAAACAAAACTTTTCGGGAGTGCAAAGGGGAAAGTCTTCAGAATTAGATTCTTCATCTGCGAAAGTGACTTTATCGAATTCCTTTCCTTTGTGTTGTACCGAGTCAATGTAAATGTCAGGAGTTATTATCCCTATTTTTTCGGCTTTTTCACAAACATGAGCAAGAGATCTGTTTATTGTATTGGAGAATAATTGATCTGCGATATTGGACAGGTTGGAAATATAGGTATAGTATTTTGAGGTTGATTTTCCGGGCATTGCTTTGGGAAGTAGGCGGGATTCCCGGATGAAGTCAAAAAAGTACTGGTAAGTGTTGTTTTCTTTGCTTATTTCTTGGGAATCGTCTTTTGAAGATAGGCCTGAAAAAGTTTGTTTTATAAAAAAGTTACGTAGAGTCCTGTCGTCTTCAAAAGCAAAGATTAGTTTCTTAATTTCTTCAGATTCCACGTAATCAAGAGGTTTGATAACTAAAGGAAAACCGTTATGCATTAAGTCTTTCTGGGAGGTATTTCCTGTAGACGTATTCAATTATTGCACTCCTGGGAAGTTCAGAAAGTTTTTTCAGGGTCTCTATTTTATCTCCAGGGATATATTCGGATGGAAGTTTAATTTCGGATTGGGCAAAATCCGAAAGCTTGTAGACATATGTGACAAAATCTCCGCAGTGCTCTTTTTCTTCTTTGATGTAGCCGGTTGCAATCAAATCTTCAATGGTTTCAGTAAGATCCCAGGAATAAGGCCCGTAGTGATATTTATCGAATTTGAAAAATTCAGGGAGCCCAAGCTCCATTTGTCCTAAAAATACTATTTTTTGTAATTTGGTTCTGCCTTCTATTTTACCCAGTCCTGAGAGAAGTTCAAGAATGAAAGCTTTTCTGGAACTGGATTTGTCCTCTTCTGGCATACAATCCCCTTGTAACAACCGCATTTTTTGTATAATTTTTAATTAAATCTGTAGCGTTGTAGTGCTTAATACTGAAGCACTATTACCTATATGCACTATTAGTATTTGTCGTTTATTTCAAGATTTTGATTTCAAGAGGGATTTAAGTTCTTCAACACGCTCTATGTCTGCAATCATATCCGAAATGTCATTTAAATCCAGATTATTTTTATCCATTATTTTGATCAACTTTTTTGGAGAATACTGATTTCTAAAGTTACTTGGAACCAGACTTCTGGTTGCTTCATAATACCAGAGAGCAATCCCTGCAAAATAAATATCTGCTTTTATCAATTCACAAATCGAGGAAAAGTGCGTATTAACAACGAAAAAGTCATTAGT harbors:
- a CDS encoding restriction endonuclease subunit S; its protein translation is MTSNLKNVPPNWQKVRFDEIATIVTDRIEKPIESGLKDYIGLEHLDTDCIRIKRFGSTEDVDATKFLCKKGDIIFGKRRAYLRKVAVSDRDAVVSAHSMVLRPTGDKIYPDFLPCFMQSSIFWKTAHSISEGSMSPTIKWKNLAAQEFWLPSIEEQKKISGLLWSIEDNIQKTEKLIETTETLKQGLLNELLTKGIGHTRFKDSELGRIPEEWEVVRLGNISNVRRGASPRPINDSRYFDSEGTGWIRIADVTSTYKYINKTSQYLSELGVSKSVPVHRGDLIMSICATIGKPVIVDMDACIHDGFVLFSDIKKGIINDFLFYVLLKSEKEFENKRQVGTQGNLNTDIVKKTKIALPSSLEEQKKIVSIFENIDSIIETYHLSLSNLGHLKKKILNEMLSGNLMLKCIPVIIS
- a CDS encoding type I restriction-modification system subunit M, translated to MNSDNSHVSQQELEQYLWGAATLLRGGVDPGEYKNIIFPLMFFKRISDVYEEEFEEALRESDGDLEYAQFAENHRFIVPDGSHWKDVREITTDVGKAIRDAMREIEKANPDKLEGIFGDGNWTNKDRLSDKTLIDLLEHFSSLSLTIKNVPQDQFGNAYEYLIKKFADDSGHTAAEFYTNRTVVRLMALIMDPKSGESIYDPTCGSGGMLLNSLLLVKERGEEYRNIKLYGQEINLITSAIARMNMFIHDVGDFQIIRGDTLEDPAFIKNDRVQQFDIVIANPPYSIKKWNHSGWTKDPWGRNIYGTPPQSCADYAFFQHIICSMKEDTGRCAILWPHGVLFRDSEQSMRAKLIEDDYVDCVIGLGPNLFYNSPMEACIVICRKSKPAERKGKIMFINGFEEVIQEKQQAFLSDENIQTLFDLYINYENVSRKSYVATIKEVKENDYNLNVPLYVEKYDLGEVKEPLEVLIQEWTESSQRIKEANEEIFSILSEVGLNDQ